The following are encoded in a window of Amblyraja radiata isolate CabotCenter1 chromosome 7, sAmbRad1.1.pri, whole genome shotgun sequence genomic DNA:
- the cobll1 gene encoding cordon-bleu protein-like 1 isoform X2: MEVHRAGSGTVPLPPGKRSKAKAPAPPTLSSHGVSASVAKNQEGERLTMEQKDPALNAHVELNVVLPGGSEHSTSVDGSKPMMDLLVFLCGKYRLNPSSHTLDLVGGGKNQIRFKPNTLIGTLEVEKVILKEKNVDEKKKPPSVVPEQTVRVVVNYKKTQKTIVRVSPLVPLQELIPVISNKCEFDPGSTILVKDFEYLEPFDLTKSLNELGLREVCAVDTSGGFFQHDIPGESIQQDQAHASGNLNLDKENKGFFNIFRLSKKKREKPTSAPATPLISPQRPLGMSSSSAYCPTYESNTLPSDLPKKRQAPAPPPHLPQSPQKEASQQAAVRPVSCVFSDVAPNESAQSGAGPGRPRAGSLPHDDAASSMKKKRKAPLPPGKAADVQRAPDQDKDSDLGSCPTPDTEDKAFAAKISSSDQAGIGSESNLEEIVEMEESRAPDVGAGDGHVQKEETPNPHRTEGQPSKRARISASDHVNLSDVSTIANIDTEIKLDSRGGGAEQNSSQIAVEHEDKDLSLGNSSVDEQPIAENVSEEVHRRSSEETSGLIPSGNGGTGDAATSLLPKDSTERFEGFQSTNVAFQDQQVRSETTEVNEVKVAEVRSEEVNKTLDFQPAPGTKTVNNTVSPSHGQSVKNVAENTGDSGSNNFRVPRSSQQHNRVSVSTATSTEPTAHNLSDKENLHVANERVTEPSTLPRSEAQLTDDTVVMPKSPTKTPMIYRSESEPKPKPSNEITRDYIPKIGMTTYKIVPPKSLENSSFGPMPEVERVDQQTPAHDNVPESDITKQSSNHSGSLAPLAQEVTDIRQEAQGNVLRTVPIDSATPSPGTESTVSKSVVDNESEPLRETVTKRSQSTSEKKMRPGSVFLQLHKRTPGQYVTSALARSSSLPSQSSLDGAQEENGVSSQDFSLTKTIDGEIIIPPPPEFAGATEEKVQRELSKAGGTSASRPPQPPKVAKKPSIRLNPATLRTTAASKTYTPTSPSPFARAVSSAVRKTQANAPCSIKPKHLEANSSSQSSPTDFGNKELHQASTVPQESNNSNIPNQVSLAEKDIKGDCHRPVPATLPKPFRPQVPSPSGIPKPPLPSPISNPGEVHQAVLDAILSGDGAAGLRKAQTFTTI; the protein is encoded by the exons TAAGAGGTCCAAAGCCAAGGCCCCAGCGCCACCCACACTCTCCAGTCATGGTGTCAGCGCGTCAGTAGCAAAGAACCAAGAAGGTGAACGTCTCACCATGGAGCAGAAGGACCCTGCCCTCAATGCCCATGTTGAGTTGAACGTTGTCCTCCCCGGAGGCTCGGAGCATTCCACCAGTGTTGATGGAAG TAAACCCATGATGGATTTGTTGGTTTTTCTCTGTGGCAAGTATCGTTTGAATCCGTCGAGCCATACTCTCGATCTGGTAGGAGGAGGGAAAAACCAAATCCGCTTCAAACCCAACACCCTGATTGGGACCTTGGAAGTAGAGAAAGTTATTCTAAAGGAGAAAAATGTGGATGAGAAAAAGAAGCCCCCATCAGTGGTGCCTGAG CAAACAGTGCGTGTGGTGGTAAACTACAAGAAAACGCAGAAAACCATTGTCCGCGTTAGTCCCCTCGTTCCTCTTCAAGAACTGATTCCAGTGATCAGCAATAAGTGTGAATTTGATCCAGGCAGCACGATTCTCGTCAAAGACTTTGAATATCTGGAACCATTTGATTTGACAAAGTCTCTTAACGAGCTGGGTTTGCGAGAGGTGTGTGCGGTGGATACCAGCGGAG gaTTTTTCCAGCATGATATTCCAGGTGAATCCATCCAACAAG ACCAGGCGCATGCTTCAGGGAATTTAAATCTGGATAAGGAAAACAAAGGATTCTTCAACATTTTTCGACTGAGtaagaaaaaacgggaaaaa CCAACAAGTGCCCCAGCGACGCCGTTAATCAGCCCCCAGAGACCGCTGGGCATGAGCAGCTCCAGTGCCTACTGTCCAACATATGAATCCAACACCTTACCCTCGGACCTGCCGAAGAAACGTCAGGCTCCCGCGCCACCCCCGCACCTTCCGCAGAGTCCGCAGAAGGAAGCGAGTCAGCAAGCAGCAGTGCGGCCCGTCTCTTGTGTCTTCTCCGACGTCGCTCCGAATGAGTCTGCACAG AGCGGGGCGGGACCAGGCAGACCCAGGGCAGGGTCTCTCCCGCACGATGACGCTGCCTCTTCCATGAAGAAGAAACGAAAGGCACCTCTTCCTCCCGGTAAAGCTGCAGACGTCCAGAGGGCTCCTGACCAGGACAAAG ATTCTGATCTGGGATCCTGTCCAACGCCTGACACTGAAGATAAGGCTTTTGCTGCTAAAATTTCATCCAGCGATCAAG CTGGCATTGGATCTGAAAGTAACCTTGAGGAGATTGTGGAAATGGAAGAGTCGAGGGCTCCAGACGTTGGTGCAGGAGATGGCCATGTTCAGAAGGAGGAGACACCAAACCCTCATCGAACCGAAGGTCAACCATCAAAACGTGCACGGATATCAGCATCTGACCACGTGAATCTTTCTGATGTATCTACAATAGCCAATATAGACACTGAGATTAAATTGGACAGCAG GGGAGGTGGAGCTGAACAAAACTCCAGTCAAATCGCTGTGGAGCATGAGGATAAAGATCTTTCACTGGGTAACAGCTCTG TCGATGAGCAACCAATTGCAGAAAATGTAAGTGAGGAAGTACATCGGAGAAGTTCCGAAGAAACATCAGGGTTGATTCCATCGGGTAATGGCGGAACAGGAGACGCAGCAACAAGTCTTCTGCCGAAAGATTCTACGGAAAGATTTGAAGGTTTTCAGTCGACCAATGTAGCCTTCCAAGACCAGCAAGTGAGGTCTGAGACAACGGAGGTAAATGAGGTGAAGGTTGCAGAGGTTAGATCCGAAGAAGTtaacaaaacactggacttccagCCTGCTCCTGGTACCAAGACCGTAAATAATACTGTTAGCCCGTCACATGGGCAAAGTGTGAAAAACGTTGCTGAAAACACGGGCGACTCAGGAAGCAATAATTTCAGAGTGCCTCGGTCTTCTCAGCAGCACAACCGTGTGTCTGTCTCAACCGCCACGTCTACAGAGCCAACCGCACACAACCTCTCTGACAAGGAAAACTTGCACGTTGCTAACGAGCGAGTTACCGAGCCTTCAACGTTACCTCGCTCTGAGGCGCAGTTGACTGATGATACAGTTGTAATGCCAAAAAGTCCAACAAAGACTCCAATGATCTACAGGTCTGAATCTGAGCCCAAACCCAAGCCATCTAATGAAATTACAAGAGACTATATACCAAAGATTGGAATGACCACCTATAAAATTGTCCCTCCAAAATCATTGGAAAATAGTTCATTCGGACCCATGCCAGAAGTTGAAAGAGTGGATCAACAAACTCCTGCCCACGATAATGTCCCAGAGTCTGATATTACAAAACAGTCGTCAAACCACTCTGGATCGCTGGCGCCTCTTGCACAGGAGGTGACGGACATTCGACAAGAAGCTCAGGGTAACGTGTTGAGAACCGTCCCCATCGACTCTGCAACCCCTTCCCCTGGCACTGAATCAACGGTTTCTAAGTCGGTTGTTGACAATGAGTCTGAACCTCTCAGGGAAACAGTTACCAAAAGATCACAGAGTACTTCAGAGAAGAAAATGAGGCCTGGATCTGTCTTCCTCCAGCTCCATAAGAGAACCCCGGGTCAGTACGTTACATCTGCGCTCGCCAGAAGTTCCAGTTTACCTTCTCAGTCCAGCTTGGATGGAGCACAGGAAGAAAATGGAGTGTCCTCTCAGGATTTTAGCCTGACAAAAACCATCGATGGGGAGATCATAATCCCTCCACCACCGGAATTCGCTGGTGCAACTGAAGAGAAGGTCCAAAGAGAGTTGTCCAAAGCTGGTGGGACTTCAGCATCCCGACCTCCCCAGCCTCCCAAAGTAGCAAAGAAGCCATCCATACGACTCAACCCAGCAACTCTTCGAACTACTGCTGCTTCCAAAACGTACACTCCTACCTCCCCGTCGCCCTTTGCTCGAGCCGTGTCCTCGGCGGTCAGGAAAACTCAAGCAAATGCACCGTGTTCGATTAAACCGAAGCACCTTGAAGCCAACTCGTCAAGCCAGTCTTCTCCCACAGACtttggaaacaaagaattgcatcaAGCTTCTACAGTTCCTCAGGAGTCCAACAACAGCAACATACCAAATCAG GTAAGCCTTGCTGAAAAGGACATAAAAGGGGATTGTCACCGCCCAGTGCCAGCAACGCTTCCAAAACCATTCCGTCCACAGGTGCCATCTCCATCGGGAATCCCAAAGCCTCCTTTACCTTCTCCGATCAGCAACCCGGGAGAGGTTCATCAAGCAGTACTGGATGCGATTCTCTCGGGAGACGGGGCTGCTGGACTTCGAAAAGCGCAAACATTCACCACCATCTAA
- the cobll1 gene encoding cordon-bleu protein-like 1 isoform X1, whose translation MWSELPANTSRGLYNVHCVNPSTSKLNSSLLSHVPNKRSKAKAPAPPTLSSHGVSASVAKNQEGERLTMEQKDPALNAHVELNVVLPGGSEHSTSVDGSKPMMDLLVFLCGKYRLNPSSHTLDLVGGGKNQIRFKPNTLIGTLEVEKVILKEKNVDEKKKPPSVVPEQTVRVVVNYKKTQKTIVRVSPLVPLQELIPVISNKCEFDPGSTILVKDFEYLEPFDLTKSLNELGLREVCAVDTSGGFFQHDIPGESIQQDQAHASGNLNLDKENKGFFNIFRLSKKKREKPTSAPATPLISPQRPLGMSSSSAYCPTYESNTLPSDLPKKRQAPAPPPHLPQSPQKEASQQAAVRPVSCVFSDVAPNESVQSGAGPGRPRAGSLPHDDAASSMKKKRKAPLPPGKAADVQRAPDQDKDSDLGSCPTPDTEDKAFAAKISSSDQAGIGSESNLEEIVEMEESRAPDVGAGDGHVQKEETPNPHRTEGQPSKRARISASDHVNLSDVSTIANIDTEIKLDSRGGGAEQNSSQIAVEHEDKDLSLGNSSVDEQPIAENVSEEVHRRSSEETSGLIPSGNGGTGDAATSLLPKDSTERFEGFQSTNVAFQDQQVRSETTEVNEVKVAEVRSEEVNKTLDFQPAPGTKTVNNTVSPSHGQSVKNVAENTGDSGSNNFRVPRSSQQHNRVSVSTATSTEPTAHNLSDKENLHVANERVTEPSTLPRSEAQLTDDTVVMPKSPTKTPMIYRSESEPKPKPSNEITRDYIPKIGMTTYKIVPPKSLENSSFGPMPEVERVDQQTPAHDNVPESDITKQSSNHSGSLAPLAQEVTDIRQEAQGNVLRTVPIDSATPSPGTESTVSKSVVDNESEPLRETVTKRSQSTSEKKMRPGSVFLQLHKRTPGQYVTSALARSSSLPSQSSLDGAQEENGVSSQDFSLTKTIDGEIIIPPPPEFAGATEEKVQRELSKAGGTSASRPPQPPKVAKKPSIRLNPATLRTTAASKTYTPTSPSPFARAVSSAVRKTQANAPCSIKPKHLEANSSSQSSPTDFGNKELHQASTVPQESNNSNIPNQVSLAEKDIKGDCHRPVPATLPKPFRPQVPSPSGIPKPPLPSPISNPGEVHQAVLDAILSGDGAAGLRKAQTFTTI comes from the exons ATGTGGAGTGAACTCCCAGCAAATACAAGCAGAGGTCTCTACAATGTACATTGTGTCAACCCTTCCACCTCGAAGCTCAATAGTTCTttgttatcacatgtaccgaa TAAGAGGTCCAAAGCCAAGGCCCCAGCGCCACCCACACTCTCCAGTCATGGTGTCAGCGCGTCAGTAGCAAAGAACCAAGAAGGTGAACGTCTCACCATGGAGCAGAAGGACCCTGCCCTCAATGCCCATGTTGAGTTGAACGTTGTCCTCCCCGGAGGCTCGGAGCATTCCACCAGTGTTGATGGAAG TAAACCCATGATGGATTTGTTGGTTTTTCTCTGTGGCAAGTATCGTTTGAATCCGTCGAGCCATACTCTCGATCTGGTAGGAGGAGGGAAAAACCAAATCCGCTTCAAACCCAACACCCTGATTGGGACCTTGGAAGTAGAGAAAGTTATTCTAAAGGAGAAAAATGTGGATGAGAAAAAGAAGCCCCCATCAGTGGTGCCTGAG CAAACAGTGCGTGTGGTGGTAAACTACAAGAAAACGCAGAAAACCATTGTCCGCGTTAGTCCCCTCGTTCCTCTTCAAGAACTGATTCCAGTGATCAGCAATAAGTGTGAATTTGATCCAGGCAGCACGATTCTCGTCAAAGACTTTGAATATCTGGAACCATTTGATTTGACAAAGTCTCTTAACGAGCTGGGTTTGCGAGAGGTGTGTGCGGTGGATACCAGCGGAG gaTTTTTCCAGCATGATATTCCAGGTGAATCCATCCAACAAG ACCAGGCGCATGCTTCAGGGAATTTAAATCTGGATAAGGAAAACAAAGGATTCTTCAACATTTTTCGACTGAGtaagaaaaaacgggaaaaa CCAACAAGTGCCCCAGCGACGCCGTTAATCAGCCCCCAGAGACCGCTGGGCATGAGCAGCTCCAGTGCCTACTGTCCAACATATGAATCCAACACCTTACCCTCGGACCTGCCGAAGAAACGTCAGGCTCCCGCGCCACCCCCGCACCTTCCGCAGAGTCCGCAGAAGGAAGCGAGTCAGCAAGCAGCAGTGCGGCCCGTCTCTTGTGTCTTCTCCGACGTCGCTCCGAATGAGTCTG TTCAGAGCGGGGCGGGACCAGGCAGACCCAGGGCAGGGTCTCTCCCGCACGATGACGCTGCCTCTTCCATGAAGAAGAAACGAAAGGCACCTCTTCCTCCCGGTAAAGCTGCAGACGTCCAGAGGGCTCCTGACCAGGACAAAG ATTCTGATCTGGGATCCTGTCCAACGCCTGACACTGAAGATAAGGCTTTTGCTGCTAAAATTTCATCCAGCGATCAAG CTGGCATTGGATCTGAAAGTAACCTTGAGGAGATTGTGGAAATGGAAGAGTCGAGGGCTCCAGACGTTGGTGCAGGAGATGGCCATGTTCAGAAGGAGGAGACACCAAACCCTCATCGAACCGAAGGTCAACCATCAAAACGTGCACGGATATCAGCATCTGACCACGTGAATCTTTCTGATGTATCTACAATAGCCAATATAGACACTGAGATTAAATTGGACAGCAG GGGAGGTGGAGCTGAACAAAACTCCAGTCAAATCGCTGTGGAGCATGAGGATAAAGATCTTTCACTGGGTAACAGCTCTG TCGATGAGCAACCAATTGCAGAAAATGTAAGTGAGGAAGTACATCGGAGAAGTTCCGAAGAAACATCAGGGTTGATTCCATCGGGTAATGGCGGAACAGGAGACGCAGCAACAAGTCTTCTGCCGAAAGATTCTACGGAAAGATTTGAAGGTTTTCAGTCGACCAATGTAGCCTTCCAAGACCAGCAAGTGAGGTCTGAGACAACGGAGGTAAATGAGGTGAAGGTTGCAGAGGTTAGATCCGAAGAAGTtaacaaaacactggacttccagCCTGCTCCTGGTACCAAGACCGTAAATAATACTGTTAGCCCGTCACATGGGCAAAGTGTGAAAAACGTTGCTGAAAACACGGGCGACTCAGGAAGCAATAATTTCAGAGTGCCTCGGTCTTCTCAGCAGCACAACCGTGTGTCTGTCTCAACCGCCACGTCTACAGAGCCAACCGCACACAACCTCTCTGACAAGGAAAACTTGCACGTTGCTAACGAGCGAGTTACCGAGCCTTCAACGTTACCTCGCTCTGAGGCGCAGTTGACTGATGATACAGTTGTAATGCCAAAAAGTCCAACAAAGACTCCAATGATCTACAGGTCTGAATCTGAGCCCAAACCCAAGCCATCTAATGAAATTACAAGAGACTATATACCAAAGATTGGAATGACCACCTATAAAATTGTCCCTCCAAAATCATTGGAAAATAGTTCATTCGGACCCATGCCAGAAGTTGAAAGAGTGGATCAACAAACTCCTGCCCACGATAATGTCCCAGAGTCTGATATTACAAAACAGTCGTCAAACCACTCTGGATCGCTGGCGCCTCTTGCACAGGAGGTGACGGACATTCGACAAGAAGCTCAGGGTAACGTGTTGAGAACCGTCCCCATCGACTCTGCAACCCCTTCCCCTGGCACTGAATCAACGGTTTCTAAGTCGGTTGTTGACAATGAGTCTGAACCTCTCAGGGAAACAGTTACCAAAAGATCACAGAGTACTTCAGAGAAGAAAATGAGGCCTGGATCTGTCTTCCTCCAGCTCCATAAGAGAACCCCGGGTCAGTACGTTACATCTGCGCTCGCCAGAAGTTCCAGTTTACCTTCTCAGTCCAGCTTGGATGGAGCACAGGAAGAAAATGGAGTGTCCTCTCAGGATTTTAGCCTGACAAAAACCATCGATGGGGAGATCATAATCCCTCCACCACCGGAATTCGCTGGTGCAACTGAAGAGAAGGTCCAAAGAGAGTTGTCCAAAGCTGGTGGGACTTCAGCATCCCGACCTCCCCAGCCTCCCAAAGTAGCAAAGAAGCCATCCATACGACTCAACCCAGCAACTCTTCGAACTACTGCTGCTTCCAAAACGTACACTCCTACCTCCCCGTCGCCCTTTGCTCGAGCCGTGTCCTCGGCGGTCAGGAAAACTCAAGCAAATGCACCGTGTTCGATTAAACCGAAGCACCTTGAAGCCAACTCGTCAAGCCAGTCTTCTCCCACAGACtttggaaacaaagaattgcatcaAGCTTCTACAGTTCCTCAGGAGTCCAACAACAGCAACATACCAAATCAG GTAAGCCTTGCTGAAAAGGACATAAAAGGGGATTGTCACCGCCCAGTGCCAGCAACGCTTCCAAAACCATTCCGTCCACAGGTGCCATCTCCATCGGGAATCCCAAAGCCTCCTTTACCTTCTCCGATCAGCAACCCGGGAGAGGTTCATCAAGCAGTACTGGATGCGATTCTCTCGGGAGACGGGGCTGCTGGACTTCGAAAAGCGCAAACATTCACCACCATCTAA
- the cobll1 gene encoding cordon-bleu protein-like 1 isoform X3 produces the protein MEQKDPALNAHVELNVVLPGGSEHSTSVDGSKPMMDLLVFLCGKYRLNPSSHTLDLVGGGKNQIRFKPNTLIGTLEVEKVILKEKNVDEKKKPPSVVPEQTVRVVVNYKKTQKTIVRVSPLVPLQELIPVISNKCEFDPGSTILVKDFEYLEPFDLTKSLNELGLREVCAVDTSGGFFQHDIPGESIQQDQAHASGNLNLDKENKGFFNIFRLSKKKREKPTSAPATPLISPQRPLGMSSSSAYCPTYESNTLPSDLPKKRQAPAPPPHLPQSPQKEASQQAAVRPVSCVFSDVAPNESAQSGAGPGRPRAGSLPHDDAASSMKKKRKAPLPPGKAADVQRAPDQDKDSDLGSCPTPDTEDKAFAAKISSSDQAGIGSESNLEEIVEMEESRAPDVGAGDGHVQKEETPNPHRTEGQPSKRARISASDHVNLSDVSTIANIDTEIKLDSRGGGAEQNSSQIAVEHEDKDLSLGNSSVDEQPIAENVSEEVHRRSSEETSGLIPSGNGGTGDAATSLLPKDSTERFEGFQSTNVAFQDQQVRSETTEVNEVKVAEVRSEEVNKTLDFQPAPGTKTVNNTVSPSHGQSVKNVAENTGDSGSNNFRVPRSSQQHNRVSVSTATSTEPTAHNLSDKENLHVANERVTEPSTLPRSEAQLTDDTVVMPKSPTKTPMIYRSESEPKPKPSNEITRDYIPKIGMTTYKIVPPKSLENSSFGPMPEVERVDQQTPAHDNVPESDITKQSSNHSGSLAPLAQEVTDIRQEAQGNVLRTVPIDSATPSPGTESTVSKSVVDNESEPLRETVTKRSQSTSEKKMRPGSVFLQLHKRTPGQYVTSALARSSSLPSQSSLDGAQEENGVSSQDFSLTKTIDGEIIIPPPPEFAGATEEKVQRELSKAGGTSASRPPQPPKVAKKPSIRLNPATLRTTAASKTYTPTSPSPFARAVSSAVRKTQANAPCSIKPKHLEANSSSQSSPTDFGNKELHQASTVPQESNNSNIPNQVSLAEKDIKGDCHRPVPATLPKPFRPQVPSPSGIPKPPLPSPISNPGEVHQAVLDAILSGDGAAGLRKAQTFTTI, from the exons ATGGAGCAGAAGGACCCTGCCCTCAATGCCCATGTTGAGTTGAACGTTGTCCTCCCCGGAGGCTCGGAGCATTCCACCAGTGTTGATGGAAG TAAACCCATGATGGATTTGTTGGTTTTTCTCTGTGGCAAGTATCGTTTGAATCCGTCGAGCCATACTCTCGATCTGGTAGGAGGAGGGAAAAACCAAATCCGCTTCAAACCCAACACCCTGATTGGGACCTTGGAAGTAGAGAAAGTTATTCTAAAGGAGAAAAATGTGGATGAGAAAAAGAAGCCCCCATCAGTGGTGCCTGAG CAAACAGTGCGTGTGGTGGTAAACTACAAGAAAACGCAGAAAACCATTGTCCGCGTTAGTCCCCTCGTTCCTCTTCAAGAACTGATTCCAGTGATCAGCAATAAGTGTGAATTTGATCCAGGCAGCACGATTCTCGTCAAAGACTTTGAATATCTGGAACCATTTGATTTGACAAAGTCTCTTAACGAGCTGGGTTTGCGAGAGGTGTGTGCGGTGGATACCAGCGGAG gaTTTTTCCAGCATGATATTCCAGGTGAATCCATCCAACAAG ACCAGGCGCATGCTTCAGGGAATTTAAATCTGGATAAGGAAAACAAAGGATTCTTCAACATTTTTCGACTGAGtaagaaaaaacgggaaaaa CCAACAAGTGCCCCAGCGACGCCGTTAATCAGCCCCCAGAGACCGCTGGGCATGAGCAGCTCCAGTGCCTACTGTCCAACATATGAATCCAACACCTTACCCTCGGACCTGCCGAAGAAACGTCAGGCTCCCGCGCCACCCCCGCACCTTCCGCAGAGTCCGCAGAAGGAAGCGAGTCAGCAAGCAGCAGTGCGGCCCGTCTCTTGTGTCTTCTCCGACGTCGCTCCGAATGAGTCTGCACAG AGCGGGGCGGGACCAGGCAGACCCAGGGCAGGGTCTCTCCCGCACGATGACGCTGCCTCTTCCATGAAGAAGAAACGAAAGGCACCTCTTCCTCCCGGTAAAGCTGCAGACGTCCAGAGGGCTCCTGACCAGGACAAAG ATTCTGATCTGGGATCCTGTCCAACGCCTGACACTGAAGATAAGGCTTTTGCTGCTAAAATTTCATCCAGCGATCAAG CTGGCATTGGATCTGAAAGTAACCTTGAGGAGATTGTGGAAATGGAAGAGTCGAGGGCTCCAGACGTTGGTGCAGGAGATGGCCATGTTCAGAAGGAGGAGACACCAAACCCTCATCGAACCGAAGGTCAACCATCAAAACGTGCACGGATATCAGCATCTGACCACGTGAATCTTTCTGATGTATCTACAATAGCCAATATAGACACTGAGATTAAATTGGACAGCAG GGGAGGTGGAGCTGAACAAAACTCCAGTCAAATCGCTGTGGAGCATGAGGATAAAGATCTTTCACTGGGTAACAGCTCTG TCGATGAGCAACCAATTGCAGAAAATGTAAGTGAGGAAGTACATCGGAGAAGTTCCGAAGAAACATCAGGGTTGATTCCATCGGGTAATGGCGGAACAGGAGACGCAGCAACAAGTCTTCTGCCGAAAGATTCTACGGAAAGATTTGAAGGTTTTCAGTCGACCAATGTAGCCTTCCAAGACCAGCAAGTGAGGTCTGAGACAACGGAGGTAAATGAGGTGAAGGTTGCAGAGGTTAGATCCGAAGAAGTtaacaaaacactggacttccagCCTGCTCCTGGTACCAAGACCGTAAATAATACTGTTAGCCCGTCACATGGGCAAAGTGTGAAAAACGTTGCTGAAAACACGGGCGACTCAGGAAGCAATAATTTCAGAGTGCCTCGGTCTTCTCAGCAGCACAACCGTGTGTCTGTCTCAACCGCCACGTCTACAGAGCCAACCGCACACAACCTCTCTGACAAGGAAAACTTGCACGTTGCTAACGAGCGAGTTACCGAGCCTTCAACGTTACCTCGCTCTGAGGCGCAGTTGACTGATGATACAGTTGTAATGCCAAAAAGTCCAACAAAGACTCCAATGATCTACAGGTCTGAATCTGAGCCCAAACCCAAGCCATCTAATGAAATTACAAGAGACTATATACCAAAGATTGGAATGACCACCTATAAAATTGTCCCTCCAAAATCATTGGAAAATAGTTCATTCGGACCCATGCCAGAAGTTGAAAGAGTGGATCAACAAACTCCTGCCCACGATAATGTCCCAGAGTCTGATATTACAAAACAGTCGTCAAACCACTCTGGATCGCTGGCGCCTCTTGCACAGGAGGTGACGGACATTCGACAAGAAGCTCAGGGTAACGTGTTGAGAACCGTCCCCATCGACTCTGCAACCCCTTCCCCTGGCACTGAATCAACGGTTTCTAAGTCGGTTGTTGACAATGAGTCTGAACCTCTCAGGGAAACAGTTACCAAAAGATCACAGAGTACTTCAGAGAAGAAAATGAGGCCTGGATCTGTCTTCCTCCAGCTCCATAAGAGAACCCCGGGTCAGTACGTTACATCTGCGCTCGCCAGAAGTTCCAGTTTACCTTCTCAGTCCAGCTTGGATGGAGCACAGGAAGAAAATGGAGTGTCCTCTCAGGATTTTAGCCTGACAAAAACCATCGATGGGGAGATCATAATCCCTCCACCACCGGAATTCGCTGGTGCAACTGAAGAGAAGGTCCAAAGAGAGTTGTCCAAAGCTGGTGGGACTTCAGCATCCCGACCTCCCCAGCCTCCCAAAGTAGCAAAGAAGCCATCCATACGACTCAACCCAGCAACTCTTCGAACTACTGCTGCTTCCAAAACGTACACTCCTACCTCCCCGTCGCCCTTTGCTCGAGCCGTGTCCTCGGCGGTCAGGAAAACTCAAGCAAATGCACCGTGTTCGATTAAACCGAAGCACCTTGAAGCCAACTCGTCAAGCCAGTCTTCTCCCACAGACtttggaaacaaagaattgcatcaAGCTTCTACAGTTCCTCAGGAGTCCAACAACAGCAACATACCAAATCAG GTAAGCCTTGCTGAAAAGGACATAAAAGGGGATTGTCACCGCCCAGTGCCAGCAACGCTTCCAAAACCATTCCGTCCACAGGTGCCATCTCCATCGGGAATCCCAAAGCCTCCTTTACCTTCTCCGATCAGCAACCCGGGAGAGGTTCATCAAGCAGTACTGGATGCGATTCTCTCGGGAGACGGGGCTGCTGGACTTCGAAAAGCGCAAACATTCACCACCATCTAA